One genomic window of Bacillus mycoides includes the following:
- a CDS encoding response regulator — protein MIRIMIVDDQSLIRDGLAMILNLRPELEVVGTASDGDEVVQKVKQLQPEIILMDIRMPRMNGVEGTRLVREQFPHIKVLMLTTFSDSELIFGALEQGASGYLLKDMETDVIVQAILTVHGGGAVLPQDITAQIVKELKKTKVAVECPLPKQLEQLTEREVGVLREIGLGLNNKEIAEKLFITEGTVKNHVSNLISKLELRDRTQAAIYAVRYGITTYT, from the coding sequence ATGATTCGAATTATGATTGTTGATGATCAATCACTGATTCGTGATGGATTGGCAATGATATTAAATTTACGTCCGGAACTGGAAGTGGTAGGGACGGCTAGTGATGGGGATGAAGTCGTACAAAAGGTGAAACAATTACAGCCTGAAATTATTTTGATGGATATTCGGATGCCTCGTATGAATGGTGTTGAAGGAACTCGTTTAGTTAGAGAACAGTTTCCTCATATAAAGGTTCTTATGTTAACGACTTTTAGTGATAGTGAGCTTATTTTTGGAGCATTAGAGCAAGGAGCGAGCGGATATTTATTGAAGGACATGGAGACGGATGTAATCGTTCAAGCCATTTTAACGGTACACGGTGGAGGTGCTGTGCTTCCTCAAGATATAACAGCGCAAATTGTAAAGGAATTAAAAAAGACAAAAGTAGCAGTAGAGTGCCCCCTGCCAAAACAACTAGAACAATTAACTGAGCGTGAAGTGGGTGTTTTAAGGGAAATTGGGCTTGGTTTAAATAATAAAGAGATTGCTGAAAAGTTATTCATTACAGAGGGAACTGTAAAGAATCATGTTTCTAATTTGATTAGTAAGCTAGAACTGAGAGATCGAACACAAGCAGCAATATACGCAGTAAGGTATGGTATTACGACATACACATGA